From the genome of Eublepharis macularius isolate TG4126 chromosome 12, MPM_Emac_v1.0, whole genome shotgun sequence, one region includes:
- the LOC129339157 gene encoding olfactory receptor 10A7-like: protein MYSLTLLGNGLIIILTLVDTALHTPMYFFLRNLSFLEICYTTVTLPKMLVNFVSEVKSISFAGCAAQMYFLLSLGTVECYLLAVMAYDRYRAICSPLHYPVIMNRKACAQMAFVSWLCGILLPLGNVVWIFTLPYCGPNKINHFFCDVPPVLKLACTDTTKNEMSILALSVLITLSPFLLVLVSYIRILSTVLKMTSTEGRRKAFSTCSSHLIVVTLFYGSASAMYLRPKSSHTENIDRLVSLFYSIITPMLNPMIYSLRNKEVKDALRRLRGKKRFLCELGKYLCEKRDF, encoded by the coding sequence ATGTATAGCCTCACACTTCTGGGAAATGGCCTCATTATAATCCTTACTCTGGTTGATACAGCCCTTCATactcccatgtatttcttcctgagGAACCTGTCCTTCCTAGAGATTTGCTACACTACAGTAACTCTCCCCAAAATGCTGGTCAATTTTGTGTCTGAAGTTAAGAGCATCTCCTTTGCTGGCTGTGCTGCCCAGATGTATTTTCTCCTTTCACTTGGAACAGTTGAATGCTATCTGCTGGCTGTCATGGCATATGACCGCTACAGGGCTATATGTTCCCCATTGCATTATCCAGTCATCATGAACAGAAAAGCTTGTGCTCAAATGGCATTTGTGTCTTGGCTCTGTGGAATCTTGTTGCCCCTTGGCAATGTGGTTTGGATCTTCACTTTGCCTTACTGTGGCCCAAACAAAATTAATCACTTCTTCTGTGATGTGCCTCCAGTGCTAAAGTTGGCTTGCACTGATACAACAAAGAATGAGATGTCAATCCTTGCTCTAAGTGTTCTCATCACATTATCCCCCTTTCTACTGGTGCTGGTTTCTTACATCCGCATTCTCTCCACTGTACTCAAAATGACATCAACAGAAGGTAGACGCAAAGCCTTCTCCACATGTTCATCCCATCTCATTGTGGTCACTTTGTTCTACGGCTCTGCCAGTGCCATGTACCTGCGTCCAAAATCGAGCCACACAGAGAATATAGACCGGTTGGTTTCTCTCTTTTATTCCATCATCACCCCTATGTTGAATCCCATGATTTATAGTCTGAGGAACAAAGAAGTAAAAGATGCCCtgaggaggctgagggggaagaAAAGATTCCTGTGTGAACTAGGCAAATACCTTTGTGAGAAAAGAGATTTTTAG